In Cyprinus carpio isolate SPL01 chromosome B16, ASM1834038v1, whole genome shotgun sequence, the following are encoded in one genomic region:
- the polr3glb gene encoding RNA polymerase III subunit GL b has product MAGRGRGQLTFSVEIVGIGKGENLPPSSVQPTPLFPPLDQKPVPLQTGEEAEYMLALKQEFRGAMKTLPFYIRPAAPKKDVERYSDKYQKIETSDNSLEWKPDWRRFPKELRVREKRPLRDKSPAVPKQPKQPRVDKEEIIRKLETLEQKEEDRSSDEEDGEKKKPQEEEAEGEEEYDEEEFEDETDYIMSYFDNGEEFGGDSDDNDEAIY; this is encoded by the exons ATGGCAGGAAGAGGCAGAGGGCAGCTCACTTTCTCTGTGGAGATTGTTGGAATCGGTAAAGGAGAAAATCTCCCTCCATCCTCCGTCCAGCCGACCCCTCTATTCCCT CCTTTGGATCAGAAGCCAGTGCCCCTGCAGACGGGTGAGGAGGCCGAGTACATGCTGGCACTCAAACAAGAGTTCAGAGGAGCCATGAAGACGCTCCCCTTTTACATCCGTCCTGCTGCACCCAAGAAAG ATGTGGAGCGTTACTCTGACAAATACCAGAAAATTGAAACCTCTGACAACAGTTTGGAATGGAAGCCAG ATTGGAGGCGTTTTCCGAAGGAGCTGCGCGTGAGAGAGAAGAGACCCCTGAGAGACA AAAGCCCAGCTGTCCCCAAACAACCCAAACAGCCACGAGTGGACAAAGAGGAGATCATACGCAAACTGGAG ACTCTGGAGCAGAAAGAGGAAGACAGGAGTTCTGATGAAGAGGATGGAGAGAAAAAGAAGCCACAAGAGGAAGAGGCTGAGGGAGAGGAAGAGTATGATGAGGAGGAATTTGAGGAT GAAACAGATTACATCATGTCCTACTTTGACAATGGGGAGGAGTTTGGAGGAGACAGTGATGATAACGATGAAGCTATTTACTGA
- the LOC109053425 gene encoding thioredoxin-interacting protein-like isoform X2, with protein sequence MGVLTKKPKTFEVQFSDPNKSAYSGGDKVAGQVIVEVAEVVQVYAVKLLGIGCARVEYNKGKMHCRDEIEYLKYEDVLHLDHQPTDADDSITLRPGNRYKFMFGFELPQAGCLVSSYVGKFGSVRYYVKAVIEKSGHQYAECKRYFEVEEPIDINTQELMSPVTGAKQKKVTCMFIPDGSVSVAARIGRKGYCEGENICINAQFENSCSRIVVPKAAIIAKHIYRANGRTKEFHEKLTSVRGDHIISGMCDVWQGRVLRVPKLKPTILGCDIIHVDYCLRIYLHIPGSEKLILDLPLVIGTIPYNGMNSRTSSMSSQDGSGTSSTCVSLPSSPPSYSEISRVNHIDSSFIPLLDDYDKDDSPIFMRIHALPPPPSYTEQN encoded by the exons ATGGGTGTACTAACAAAGAAACCCAAGACCTTCGAGGTTCAGTTTAGTGACCCGAACAAGAGCGCGTACAGCGGCGGAGATAAAGTGGCTGGGCAGGTGATCGTGGAGGTGGCGGAGGTGGTGCAGGTCTACGCCGTTAAACTGCTCGGAATCGGATGCGCAAGAGTCGAATATAATAAAGGAAAGATGCACTGCAGGGATGAGATTGAGTATCTGAAATATGAAGACGTTCTTCACCTCGATCATCAGCCAACAG ATGCAGATGACTCCATCACTCTCAGGCCTGGAAACAGATACAAGTTCATGTTCGGGTTTGAACTTCCACAGGCAGG GTGCCTTGTTTCATCCTATGTGGGGAAGTTTGGCTCAGTCCGATACTACGTGAAGGCCGTCATAGAGAAATCAGGCCACCAGTATGCGGAATGCAAGCGATATTTCGAGGTGGAGGAACCCATTGACATCAACACCCAAGAGCTCATG TCCCCAGTTACAGGAGCAAAACAGAAGAAAGTCACCTGCATGTTTATTCCCGATGGCAGTGTTTCCGTGGCCGCTCGCATAGGACGGAAGGGTTACTGTGAAGGAGAAAACATATGCATCAATGCTCAGTTTGAGAACTCCTGCTCTCGGATCGTCGTTCCTAAAGCAGCCATCATTGCCAAGCACATTTACAGAGCAAACGGCCGCACCAAAGAGTTTCACGAGAAGCTCACTTCTGTCAGGGGAGACCACATCATCTCTGGCATGTGTGATGTGTGGCAGGGGAGAGTGCTTCGTGTGCCAAAGCTGAAGCCAACTATCCTGGGCTGTGACATTATCCATGTTGACTATTGTCTGAGG ATCTACTTGCATATCCCAGGAAGTGAGAAGCTCATCCTAGATCTTCCTCTGGTCATCGGTACCATCCCCTACAATGGCATGAACAGTCGCACAAGCAGCATGAGCAGCCAGGACGGCAGTGGCACCTCCAGCACCTGCGTGTCACTTCCGTCTTCTCCACCCAGCTACAGCGAGATCTCCCGGGTCAATCACATTGATAGTTCCTTCATTCCTCTCCTAGATGATTATGACAAGGATGACAGTCCTATATTCATGCGCATTCATGCGCTCCCCCCTCCCCCATCATACACTGag CAAAACTAA
- the LOC109053425 gene encoding thioredoxin-interacting protein-like isoform X1, giving the protein MGVLTKKPKTFEVQFSDPNKSAYSGGDKVAGQVIVEVAEVVQVYAVKLLGIGCARVEYNKGKMHCRDEIEYLKYEDVLHLDHQPTVDADDSITLRPGNRYKFMFGFELPQAGCLVSSYVGKFGSVRYYVKAVIEKSGHQYAECKRYFEVEEPIDINTQELMSPVTGAKQKKVTCMFIPDGSVSVAARIGRKGYCEGENICINAQFENSCSRIVVPKAAIIAKHIYRANGRTKEFHEKLTSVRGDHIISGMCDVWQGRVLRVPKLKPTILGCDIIHVDYCLRIYLHIPGSEKLILDLPLVIGTIPYNGMNSRTSSMSSQDGSGTSSTCVSLPSSPPSYSEISRVNHIDSSFIPLLDDYDKDDSPIFMRIHALPPPPSYTEQN; this is encoded by the exons ATGGGTGTACTAACAAAGAAACCCAAGACCTTCGAGGTTCAGTTTAGTGACCCGAACAAGAGCGCGTACAGCGGCGGAGATAAAGTGGCTGGGCAGGTGATCGTGGAGGTGGCGGAGGTGGTGCAGGTCTACGCCGTTAAACTGCTCGGAATCGGATGCGCAAGAGTCGAATATAATAAAGGAAAGATGCACTGCAGGGATGAGATTGAGTATCTGAAATATGAAGACGTTCTTCACCTCGATCATCAGCCAACAG TAGATGCAGATGACTCCATCACTCTCAGGCCTGGAAACAGATACAAGTTCATGTTCGGGTTTGAACTTCCACAGGCAGG GTGCCTTGTTTCATCCTATGTGGGGAAGTTTGGCTCAGTCCGATACTACGTGAAGGCCGTCATAGAGAAATCAGGCCACCAGTATGCGGAATGCAAGCGATATTTCGAGGTGGAGGAACCCATTGACATCAACACCCAAGAGCTCATG TCCCCAGTTACAGGAGCAAAACAGAAGAAAGTCACCTGCATGTTTATTCCCGATGGCAGTGTTTCCGTGGCCGCTCGCATAGGACGGAAGGGTTACTGTGAAGGAGAAAACATATGCATCAATGCTCAGTTTGAGAACTCCTGCTCTCGGATCGTCGTTCCTAAAGCAGCCATCATTGCCAAGCACATTTACAGAGCAAACGGCCGCACCAAAGAGTTTCACGAGAAGCTCACTTCTGTCAGGGGAGACCACATCATCTCTGGCATGTGTGATGTGTGGCAGGGGAGAGTGCTTCGTGTGCCAAAGCTGAAGCCAACTATCCTGGGCTGTGACATTATCCATGTTGACTATTGTCTGAGG ATCTACTTGCATATCCCAGGAAGTGAGAAGCTCATCCTAGATCTTCCTCTGGTCATCGGTACCATCCCCTACAATGGCATGAACAGTCGCACAAGCAGCATGAGCAGCCAGGACGGCAGTGGCACCTCCAGCACCTGCGTGTCACTTCCGTCTTCTCCACCCAGCTACAGCGAGATCTCCCGGGTCAATCACATTGATAGTTCCTTCATTCCTCTCCTAGATGATTATGACAAGGATGACAGTCCTATATTCATGCGCATTCATGCGCTCCCCCCTCCCCCATCATACACTGag CAAAACTAA
- the hjv gene encoding hemojuvelin: MAASAVGGNHLHTTWKHIVIIVTTLLLLSAPSVCAQCRILRCNSDFVAATLEIGVIGGGGKNGANAVYCSALRSYALCTQRTARACRGDLAYHSAVQGIEDLLIQHRCPQTGPTAQPRPLPQAPLSGDGCFYEKRFMQREGRAPEYLHCGVFGDPHIRTFNEEFQTCAVQGAWPLIDNQYLYIQATNTPTRGSSSTTILTKITVILKNWRECAELQIYQAELDNVPPAFVDGSVTGGDRRGHQSLRVHSHDPGRHAEIWATHIGTTIVVRQVDQSLSLSVRSPRAIVESYTPEQDLQLCVWGCPVSQRMETPYAHPSTPAYAHCSSLLPVRDVYFQACLFDLQVTGDLNSSASAVAALEDARAMISDPDRVHLLTDRAGNNPPSLPVTLALSILVETLRRTFLGPV; this comes from the exons TATGTGCACAGTGTCGAATCTTGCGATGCAACTCCGATTTCGTGGCTGCGACTCTTGAAATTGGTGTCATTGGAGGAGGGGGTAAGAATGGAGCTAATGCTGTCTACTGCAGTGCCCTGCGGTCCTACGCACTCTGCACCCAGCGGACGGCCCGAGCGTGCCGTGGAGACCTGGCCTACCACTCTGCTGTGCAGGGCATCGAGGACCTGCTCATCCAACACCGCTGCCCCCAAACAGGCCCCACGGCTCAGCCACGCCCCCTGCCCCAGGCCCCTCTCTCAGGGGACGGATGCTTCTATGAGAAGAGGTTTATGCAGAGGGAGGGCCGGGCCCCAGAGTACCTGCACTGTGGGGTGTTTGGAGACCCTCATATCCGCACCTTTAACGAAGAGTTCCAGACGTGTGCAGTGCAGGGTGCCTGGCCGCTCATAGACAACCAGTACCTGTACATCCAGGCCACCAACACGCCCACTAGAGGGAGCTCTTCCACCACCATACTCACAAAG ATCACGGTTATCTTGAAGAACTGGCGCGAGTGTGCAGAGCTGCAGATATATCAAGCGGAGCTGGATAACGTTCCTCCGGCGTTTGTGGATGGTTCTGTGACCGGCGGTGATCGCAGAGGGCATCAGAGCCTGCGCGTTCACTCTCACGACCCTGGCCGACACGCTGAGATCTGGGCTACGCACATCGGGACGACAATAGTGGTGCGTCAGGTCGACCAGTCACTGAGTCTGTCCGTGCGCTCCCCTCGTGCGATCGTGGAGTCCTATACACCTGAGCAGGATTTGCAGTTGTGTGTATGGGGGTGTCCGGTCTCGCAGCGTATGGAGACGCCCTATGCGCATCCGTCCACGCCTGCATACGCACACTGCTCCTCACTGCTTCCGGTGCGGGATGTGTATTTCCAGGCTTGCTTGTTTGATCTACAGGTCACTGGAGATTTAAACTCCAGTGCATCAGCTGTGGCTGCTTTAGAGGATGCTCGCGCAATGATCTCGGACCCTGATAGGGTTCACCTGCTGACAGACAGGGCAGGTAACAACCCTCCATCATTGCCGGTGACGCTGGCCTTAAGCATCCTTGTAGAGACCCTCAGACGTACTTTCTTGGGCCCAGTGTGA